In the genome of Paenibacillus sp. FSL R5-0766, one region contains:
- a CDS encoding ABC transporter permease subunit, whose translation MPPASSPKGTRAHSFFKRLVQQRTLAWMCIPFVIWAFIFKYLPLWGWTMAFQNFKPARSFSDQQWVGWHHFSILFEDNTFYRVLRNTLVMSSIKLVLGFVTAITLALLLNELKNVIFKRFVQTVSYLPHFISWVVASSIVLTVLSPDGIINLLLMKLHLIDSPVLWMGKGEYFWGILGATEVWKDVGWNTIIYLAAITAIDPAQYEAAEIDGASRFKRMLYITLPGLKPVIVILLIMNMGSILESGFEPQYLLGNGMNMDYSENLDIFVLKYGLGMGNFSLGTAGGIFKTVVSFIFLFSANYIAKKMGESRLF comes from the coding sequence ATGCCTCCAGCCTCGAGTCCAAAGGGAACCAGAGCACACTCGTTTTTTAAGCGACTTGTGCAGCAACGAACGCTTGCCTGGATGTGTATTCCTTTTGTCATCTGGGCTTTTATCTTCAAGTACCTGCCGTTATGGGGATGGACCATGGCTTTTCAGAATTTCAAACCGGCGAGGTCCTTCTCCGATCAGCAGTGGGTAGGCTGGCATCATTTTAGTATCTTGTTTGAGGACAATACCTTCTACCGGGTGCTGCGAAATACACTCGTTATGAGTTCCATTAAACTGGTGTTAGGATTTGTGACAGCAATTACACTGGCCCTCTTGTTGAATGAGCTGAAAAATGTCATATTTAAGCGTTTTGTGCAAACCGTCAGTTATCTGCCTCACTTTATCTCGTGGGTTGTTGCTTCCAGCATTGTATTAACAGTCCTCTCACCAGACGGAATTATCAATCTGCTGCTGATGAAGCTTCACCTGATTGACAGTCCGGTATTATGGATGGGGAAAGGTGAATACTTCTGGGGTATTCTAGGGGCAACTGAGGTCTGGAAAGATGTCGGTTGGAACACCATTATCTATCTGGCAGCGATTACGGCAATTGATCCGGCGCAATATGAGGCTGCCGAGATTGATGGAGCCAGTCGCTTCAAACGGATGTTATATATCACCCTGCCTGGCTTGAAACCGGTTATTGTGATCTTGTTGATCATGAACATGGGAAGTATTCTTGAATCCGGATTCGAACCCCAATATCTGCTGGGTAACGGGATGAATATGGACTATTCGGAGAATCTGGACATCTTTGTATTGAAATATGGATTAGGGATGGGGAACTTTTCCTTAGGTACAGCAGGCGGCATATTCAAAACTGTGGTCAGCTTCATCTTCCTTTTCTCCGCGAACTATATAGCAAAAAAAATGGGAGAGAGCAGACTATTCTAA
- a CDS encoding ABC transporter substrate-binding protein has translation MLKPKFRTAGLAVVLTVLLAGCSQNNSSSSPSATGDDENSPVTFSYYMFSPGKKDVLASETTIGKALQEQTGVDWKMEYLVGDSATKAGVMIASGDYPDVISSSGEMSKLLDAGAYIPLDDLIEEYGPNIKRVYGPYFDKMKNAEDGKIYALPYTANQGEYSGSPNVGGGAFWIQRSVLKEFDYPKITTLDEYFDLIQDYKEKHPTVDGAETIGFVSLAGVANNFFTLQNPAMHLAGYPNDGSVMVDMTTHEAKVVAGTDAQKKWIQKLNEINAQGMLDPESFTMNKDQYLAKLTSGRVLGYFNYGWQVGDASKNLLSAGIDEKRYAPLPIVFDEGIKDQYVDPPGFVNNYATGISVNAKDPVRIIKYFDNLLKEENQVLVQWGIKDETYSVDEKGRFYYANEDQRKAHDDLELSRKFGFTYFGTDWPKYGGESTLTDGNAYSPGNQPEVAAASYTEGDKKFLEAYGIQTFSELFNKPEERPWFPAWSIALEQGSPEQIFTTKSDDLQRKYLPEMILGAPSNFDKLWDAYMAELNKLDKAGYEATITKVVKDRVAGKW, from the coding sequence ATGTTAAAACCAAAATTTAGAACAGCGGGTTTAGCTGTAGTACTAACAGTTTTGCTGGCAGGGTGCAGTCAGAACAACTCGTCATCATCACCTTCAGCCACAGGTGATGATGAGAACAGTCCAGTCACGTTCTCGTATTACATGTTCTCTCCAGGCAAGAAGGATGTTCTGGCAAGCGAAACTACCATCGGTAAAGCGTTGCAAGAGCAGACGGGTGTGGACTGGAAGATGGAATATCTGGTAGGTGATAGTGCTACAAAAGCCGGTGTCATGATTGCCAGTGGAGACTATCCTGATGTCATTAGCTCCAGTGGTGAGATGTCCAAGTTACTGGATGCCGGGGCCTATATTCCGCTGGATGATCTGATTGAGGAATACGGCCCTAATATCAAAAGGGTGTATGGACCATACTTCGATAAAATGAAAAATGCTGAAGACGGAAAAATCTATGCTCTGCCTTATACGGCTAATCAGGGTGAGTATTCAGGTAGTCCAAATGTGGGCGGAGGAGCTTTCTGGATTCAACGATCTGTGCTCAAAGAGTTTGATTATCCCAAGATCACTACACTGGATGAATATTTTGATCTAATTCAGGATTATAAGGAAAAACATCCAACTGTCGACGGTGCAGAGACGATTGGATTTGTGTCACTTGCAGGTGTGGCTAATAACTTCTTCACGCTGCAAAATCCAGCGATGCATCTTGCCGGTTATCCGAACGATGGCAGTGTCATGGTGGACATGACAACCCATGAAGCAAAAGTTGTCGCCGGAACAGATGCCCAGAAAAAATGGATTCAGAAGTTAAATGAGATCAATGCCCAAGGCATGCTAGATCCGGAATCCTTTACGATGAACAAAGACCAGTATTTGGCCAAGCTGACTTCGGGTCGTGTGTTAGGATACTTCAATTATGGCTGGCAGGTTGGAGATGCGTCCAAGAACCTGCTCTCGGCAGGCATTGATGAGAAGCGCTACGCTCCACTTCCGATTGTGTTTGATGAAGGAATCAAGGATCAGTATGTGGATCCTCCCGGCTTTGTCAACAACTATGCAACAGGTATCTCGGTGAATGCCAAAGACCCTGTTCGTATCATCAAATATTTTGATAATTTGCTGAAGGAAGAGAATCAGGTTCTGGTGCAATGGGGAATCAAGGATGAGACGTACAGTGTGGATGAAAAGGGCCGATTCTATTATGCAAATGAAGATCAACGCAAGGCTCATGATGATCTGGAGCTCAGCCGTAAATTCGGGTTCACCTACTTTGGGACAGACTGGCCGAAATATGGCGGTGAATCTACACTAACCGATGGTAACGCTTATAGCCCTGGCAACCAGCCGGAAGTGGCCGCTGCATCTTACACCGAGGGAGATAAGAAATTCCTTGAAGCCTACGGTATCCAAACCTTTAGTGAATTGTTTAACAAACCGGAAGAGCGGCCATGGTTCCCCGCATGGTCCATCGCCCTTGAGCAAGGATCACCTGAACAGATCTTCACCACCAAATCGGATGATCTGCAACGTAAATACTTACCGGAAATGATCTTGGGAGCACCATCGAATTTTGATAAGCTGTGGGATGCCTACATGGCTGAATTGAACAAATTGGACAAAGCTGGTTATGAAGCGACCATTACCAAAGTTGTGAAGGATCGTGTTGCAGGAAAATGGTAA
- a CDS encoding family 1 glycosylhydrolase, whose translation MMKKDFLWGAAMCATQSEGGYLEGGKGLTLADLFPAISEGRWDAIYNIEKAMNTKYDYYPSHNAIDFYHRYPEDIKLLAELGINFLRTSINWARIFPNGDDPEPNEEGLAFYDRLFAECAKYGITPVVTLNHFDTPLALIHKGGWKNKKVIDYFVTYCETVFRRYKNHVKYWITFNEINMVLGIPAVGGLIDPNKEENILEAKFQAAHNQLVSGALATKVGHEINPDFEIGCMIGAGKNYAYTCNPEDVWAAYQADQNEFSLVDVQAKGKYSDYMLSYFRRNEIDLKATEEEMDILRKYTSDFVALSYYSTRLVSSDKEDKEKTGGNINGTLKNPYLEANEWGWQIDPTGFRITLNELYDRYDQPLFIVENGFAVRETPDENNYLEDDYRIAYFRSHIKAMQDAMSDGVDIIGYTTWGTIDIVSASSGEMSKRYGLVYVDLDDKGQGTGDRFKKKSFDWYQEVVRSNGENL comes from the coding sequence ATGATGAAAAAAGATTTTTTATGGGGTGCAGCGATGTGTGCGACTCAGAGTGAGGGCGGCTATCTCGAAGGTGGAAAGGGTCTCACGCTAGCTGATCTTTTCCCCGCAATCAGCGAAGGTCGTTGGGATGCGATCTATAATATCGAAAAGGCGATGAACACAAAATACGATTACTATCCAAGTCATAACGCGATCGATTTCTATCATCGTTACCCGGAAGATATCAAGTTGCTGGCGGAGCTGGGGATTAATTTTCTTCGTACTTCAATTAACTGGGCTAGAATTTTCCCGAACGGGGACGATCCTGAGCCAAATGAAGAAGGGTTGGCTTTCTACGATCGATTATTCGCAGAATGTGCGAAGTATGGAATCACTCCTGTAGTTACATTAAACCACTTCGATACTCCGCTTGCTCTGATTCACAAAGGCGGTTGGAAAAACAAGAAGGTCATTGATTACTTCGTCACCTATTGTGAAACGGTATTCCGAAGATATAAAAATCACGTCAAGTATTGGATCACATTCAATGAAATCAATATGGTCCTGGGTATTCCAGCAGTTGGTGGTTTGATCGATCCTAATAAGGAAGAGAACATTCTGGAAGCCAAATTCCAAGCCGCTCACAATCAGCTTGTATCTGGAGCACTCGCTACAAAGGTTGGACATGAGATCAATCCTGATTTTGAGATCGGATGCATGATCGGAGCAGGTAAGAACTATGCCTACACATGTAACCCAGAGGATGTCTGGGCAGCTTATCAAGCGGATCAGAATGAGTTCTCACTAGTAGACGTACAAGCCAAAGGGAAATATTCCGACTATATGCTGAGTTACTTTAGAAGAAACGAGATCGATTTGAAAGCTACTGAAGAAGAAATGGACATTCTGCGTAAATATACCAGTGATTTCGTAGCGTTGAGCTACTATTCTACGCGGCTCGTATCCTCGGATAAAGAAGACAAAGAGAAGACTGGCGGCAACATTAATGGTACATTGAAAAACCCATATCTGGAGGCTAACGAATGGGGCTGGCAGATCGATCCGACAGGATTTAGAATCACGTTGAATGAGCTGTATGACCGATATGACCAGCCGCTCTTTATTGTCGAGAATGGTTTCGCAGTTAGAGAAACTCCGGACGAGAATAACTATCTGGAAGACGATTACCGTATTGCCTATTTCCGTTCCCATATCAAGGCAATGCAAGACGCCATGTCCGACGGAGTCGATATCATAGGCTATACCACGTGGGGGACGATAGATATCGTTAGTGCCAGCAGCGGAGAAATGAGCAAGCGATATGGCTTGGTCTATGTCGATCTGGATGATAAAGGGCAAGGAACGGGTGACCGCTTCAAAAAGAAATCTTTCGACTGGTACCAAGAGGTTGTTAGGTCAAACGGTGAAAACTTGTAA
- a CDS encoding PTS transporter subunit EIIC, whose product MDYKELSKQIVKNIGGEKNVTSLMHCATRLRFVLKDPDKANKNKLMELDGVIQALEATGQYHVVIGSQVSKVFDDIQRLYSFNSDSGDDEEVTSTPQEKQSDEVKPAKRKNPISKLLETVISIMGPLIGVMAATGIVKGFLALFLSLGWIMDSSGTYKVLYVVADVIFYFMPVFVGFSAAKRFKMNELVGMAIGAALFYPTLAELLKADPISVLMSGSLLEAPVYTTFAGIPVLLASYSATIIPAILAVYFASKVEHVAKKYIPSVISSFGVPLVVLLISIPVTLIVIGPLAMLLSQMIAKGILSVYGLSPTLISALLGGLWIPMVAVGLHGAIVPIALTNFFTNGYDVIFPMITGHSFAIAGAIVAMGMKNTNKKQKGLAYSAGFNSGLMGVIEPALYGFLLAERKILTMVCIVSGIGGGAIGYFGAKLLQLTPSGIFALPGFIDTQNTGTQVGFIVVLVVMILSFVIPFALTLLMYRGKKENISNK is encoded by the coding sequence ATGGATTATAAAGAACTGTCCAAACAAATCGTGAAAAACATTGGTGGAGAGAAGAATGTAACTTCTTTGATGCACTGTGCAACACGGTTAAGATTCGTTTTGAAGGACCCGGACAAGGCAAACAAAAACAAATTGATGGAGCTAGACGGGGTGATTCAGGCCTTGGAGGCAACTGGTCAGTATCACGTCGTCATCGGTAGTCAAGTATCAAAGGTCTTTGATGACATACAGCGTCTTTATTCATTTAACAGTGATTCCGGAGACGACGAAGAAGTAACATCCACGCCGCAGGAAAAGCAATCAGATGAAGTTAAACCTGCAAAAAGGAAAAATCCGATCAGTAAACTGCTGGAGACGGTCATCAGCATTATGGGACCTTTGATTGGAGTTATGGCAGCAACTGGTATTGTCAAAGGATTCTTGGCGTTGTTCCTGTCACTAGGATGGATTATGGATTCGAGTGGAACTTACAAAGTACTCTATGTCGTCGCGGACGTAATCTTCTACTTTATGCCAGTCTTTGTTGGCTTCTCCGCAGCTAAACGTTTCAAAATGAACGAACTGGTAGGTATGGCGATCGGTGCAGCATTATTCTATCCAACACTGGCAGAATTGCTTAAGGCTGACCCGATCAGCGTACTAATGTCAGGCTCCCTACTGGAAGCCCCCGTTTATACGACATTTGCGGGAATCCCTGTTTTGTTAGCCAGTTATTCAGCGACAATTATTCCTGCAATTCTGGCCGTGTATTTTGCTTCCAAGGTCGAGCATGTAGCTAAAAAATATATACCTTCGGTTATCTCAAGCTTCGGAGTTCCACTGGTGGTTCTGTTAATCTCTATTCCAGTTACATTGATTGTAATTGGACCACTAGCCATGCTGTTAAGCCAGATGATCGCTAAAGGTATTCTCAGTGTGTACGGCTTGAGTCCAACATTAATTAGCGCGCTTTTAGGTGGATTGTGGATTCCAATGGTTGCTGTGGGTTTGCATGGTGCTATTGTACCGATCGCCCTGACGAACTTCTTCACTAACGGTTATGATGTCATCTTCCCAATGATTACAGGTCATTCGTTTGCGATTGCTGGTGCAATTGTGGCTATGGGCATGAAAAATACCAACAAAAAGCAAAAAGGACTTGCTTATTCCGCCGGATTTAACTCGGGGCTTATGGGAGTCATTGAACCAGCCTTGTATGGCTTCCTGCTTGCTGAGAGAAAGATTTTAACGATGGTTTGTATTGTTTCCGGTATTGGTGGGGGAGCCATTGGATATTTCGGAGCCAAACTTTTGCAACTAACGCCGAGTGGAATCTTCGCTCTGCCAGGATTTATTGATACTCAAAACACTGGAACACAGGTAGGGTTTATCGTTGTACTGGTTGTTATGATCCTGTCATTCGTTATACCTTTTGCTCTTACATTACTGATGTATCGTGGTAAAAAAGAAAATATTTCAAACAAATAG
- a CDS encoding carbohydrate ABC transporter permease: MRKGNTSRFRNSSTGDRAFDTINIVFMVCLMIVTIYPFVNMIAVSFNNANDAIRGGIYLWPRVWTLDNYKYIFGESDIYHATLISALRTVIGTVVSVFCTAMLAYTVSRQEFVLRKFVTMFFVFTMYFSGGLIPGYLLIRDLGLIGSFWVYIIPGVIGVFNMIVIRSFIEGLPEGILESARIDGAGEFTTFIRVVLPLTIPAMATVSLFVAVGQWNSWFDVFLYNSSNKELSTLQYELMKILQTSTTSATSSASDAYQSAESNATAVTPTSIRATMTIIASVPILMVYPFLQKYFVQGMTIGGVKG, encoded by the coding sequence ATGCGTAAAGGAAACACATCCCGCTTTCGGAATAGCAGCACCGGGGATCGAGCGTTTGACACCATTAACATCGTCTTCATGGTATGTCTGATGATTGTGACGATTTATCCCTTTGTTAATATGATTGCTGTATCCTTCAATAATGCAAATGATGCCATTCGGGGTGGAATATATCTATGGCCTCGTGTATGGACACTGGACAACTACAAATACATTTTTGGCGAATCCGATATCTATCACGCAACTCTGATCTCGGCGCTGCGTACGGTCATTGGAACCGTGGTGTCCGTCTTCTGTACAGCCATGCTCGCGTATACGGTTAGTCGTCAGGAATTTGTGCTTCGCAAGTTTGTTACGATGTTTTTTGTCTTCACCATGTACTTCAGCGGGGGGTTGATCCCCGGTTATCTGCTGATTCGAGACCTTGGATTGATTGGTTCCTTCTGGGTATATATCATTCCGGGTGTAATCGGTGTCTTCAATATGATTGTCATCCGTTCATTTATTGAAGGTCTTCCTGAAGGCATTCTGGAGTCAGCACGCATTGACGGGGCAGGGGAGTTCACGACATTTATCCGCGTTGTCCTGCCCCTAACGATTCCCGCAATGGCAACCGTATCACTCTTTGTAGCCGTGGGACAATGGAATTCCTGGTTCGATGTATTCTTGTACAACTCTTCCAATAAAGAATTAAGCACATTGCAATACGAGTTGATGAAGATTCTGCAAACTTCGACGACCTCAGCGACATCATCAGCTAGTGATGCTTATCAGTCTGCCGAGAGTAATGCAACGGCTGTCACACCAACCTCGATTCGGGCGACCATGACCATTATTGCAAGTGTTCCTATTCTGATGGTGTATCCGTTCTTACAGAAATACTTTGTACAGGGCATGACGATTGGAGGCGTGAAGGGATAG
- a CDS encoding glycoside hydrolase family 3 N-terminal domain-containing protein: MHVKWKTIIGAVVGSMLIGVGTAAAEETFVDLKYSKWAEDGITYMAKRGTVAGYGNGIFKPEALVTRAQAVTFMVRELYPDQLQRAVEGTTYSDVPTTHPFHREIMIAAKNGLASGFPNGTFRPDAPLSRAETAAFLTRAYSLAEGKNPAKWTDTDRHWAAAPILIMSSNGLVGGYSDATFRPNQAVTRAEYAVFMARVIRFEREAAIRTQDWDKLISYMTVSEQVGQMLMPDIRQWNGKATTTVNEGLKRTIHDQDLGGLILFDKNIVDVTQLTTFTHDIQREAGDIPLFLSIDQEGGVIKRIPGGTNLPGQMALGATGDATLAEAAGQLTGEELKALGLQINFAPVLDINSNPDNPIIGIRSFGSDADLVTRLGLATIKGLQQSGVMAAVKHFPGHGDTTVDSHLGMPVLAHNRERLDAVELKPFRAAIKNGVEMIMTAHIAFPAIDNEHVTSLKDGERVPIPATLSKKVLTGLLRGELGYKGLIVSDAFTMNAIAEHFGENQSVERAVSAGVDIILMPKDSAAAHQTLVNAVNNETIKDETIHASVKRILEMKAKYGLFERSQTLAQKLTKLNGIIGSKAHRAVEQTIAERAVTVLSSREGVLPDPMKQGDRVVIVAAEQEQAKQLEKQLLQAANNLSLKTEIVLVGQGNMNETLQAIGKANYVILVSYQFRNVASQFGWGDYQTLINAMNKSNQRYTLFSLGNPYEMIYLQNVRSGLAVYGKQEPNTSAGIKVLLGQLKAGGQLPVLTD, encoded by the coding sequence ATGCATGTAAAATGGAAGACGATTATTGGTGCTGTTGTCGGCTCTATGCTTATAGGGGTGGGAACGGCAGCTGCGGAAGAAACGTTTGTTGATCTAAAGTATTCCAAGTGGGCAGAGGATGGCATCACGTATATGGCGAAACGGGGAACAGTAGCCGGATATGGCAATGGGATCTTCAAGCCAGAGGCACTTGTGACAAGAGCACAAGCTGTCACTTTTATGGTGCGGGAGCTTTATCCAGATCAACTTCAAAGAGCAGTGGAAGGCACAACCTATTCGGATGTGCCAACTACACACCCGTTCCATCGAGAAATCATGATAGCTGCTAAAAATGGACTTGCAAGTGGTTTTCCTAACGGAACCTTCCGTCCGGACGCACCGCTTAGCCGCGCAGAGACTGCGGCCTTCCTTACACGGGCTTATTCACTAGCGGAAGGTAAGAATCCTGCTAAATGGACTGATACGGACAGGCATTGGGCTGCAGCACCGATTCTTATTATGAGTTCAAACGGCTTGGTCGGCGGTTATTCAGATGCCACCTTCCGTCCGAATCAAGCTGTCACGCGTGCTGAATATGCCGTATTTATGGCGAGAGTAATTCGCTTCGAACGTGAAGCGGCCATTCGGACACAAGATTGGGATAAGCTGATATCCTATATGACGGTAAGCGAGCAAGTTGGTCAGATGCTTATGCCCGACATTAGGCAATGGAATGGTAAAGCGACGACGACCGTGAATGAAGGACTGAAACGCACGATCCATGATCAGGACTTGGGCGGACTTATTCTTTTTGACAAAAATATTGTAGACGTGACGCAGCTTACAACGTTCACACATGATATCCAAAGAGAAGCAGGTGACATTCCTCTATTTCTTAGCATCGACCAAGAAGGAGGCGTTATTAAGCGAATACCAGGAGGCACGAACCTTCCCGGGCAGATGGCGCTTGGCGCAACTGGAGATGCAACGCTAGCCGAAGCAGCTGGTCAGCTGACAGGGGAGGAGCTGAAGGCATTAGGATTGCAGATCAATTTTGCGCCAGTGCTGGACATCAACAGTAATCCAGATAACCCCATCATTGGTATACGTTCGTTTGGCTCGGATGCGGATTTGGTGACACGGCTTGGTCTGGCAACGATAAAAGGGCTACAGCAATCAGGGGTGATGGCGGCAGTTAAGCATTTTCCGGGACATGGAGATACAACGGTAGATTCCCATCTTGGTATGCCTGTGCTTGCCCATAACCGAGAACGGCTTGATGCGGTAGAATTAAAACCGTTTCGGGCTGCGATTAAAAATGGGGTAGAGATGATTATGACCGCGCATATTGCTTTCCCTGCCATAGACAACGAACATGTCACTTCGCTCAAAGACGGTGAACGTGTGCCGATTCCTGCCACCTTATCGAAAAAGGTACTGACAGGACTTCTTCGAGGAGAGTTGGGATACAAAGGTCTCATCGTGTCGGATGCCTTTACCATGAATGCAATTGCGGAGCATTTTGGGGAGAATCAATCAGTAGAACGCGCCGTTTCCGCAGGTGTTGATATCATCCTTATGCCAAAAGATTCAGCAGCGGCCCATCAAACGCTGGTGAACGCGGTGAACAATGAAACGATCAAGGATGAAACCATACATGCATCTGTGAAACGAATCTTGGAGATGAAAGCGAAATATGGTTTATTTGAACGCAGTCAAACTCTCGCGCAAAAGCTAACTAAACTTAACGGTATCATCGGATCGAAGGCGCACCGAGCAGTGGAGCAGACAATCGCAGAGCGGGCGGTCACTGTACTCAGCAGTCGCGAAGGTGTGCTTCCTGATCCAATGAAGCAAGGCGACCGGGTTGTTATTGTCGCAGCCGAGCAGGAACAGGCGAAACAGCTTGAGAAGCAACTGTTGCAGGCCGCTAATAATCTGTCGTTAAAAACTGAAATTGTACTTGTTGGTCAAGGCAACATGAATGAAACGCTCCAAGCAATTGGCAAAGCCAATTATGTCATTCTTGTTTCTTACCAGTTCCGCAATGTGGCCAGCCAGTTCGGTTGGGGTGATTATCAAACCTTGATTAATGCGATGAACAAGAGTAATCAGCGATATACGCTGTTCTCACTCGGTAACCCTTACGAGATGATCTATTTACAGAACGTGCGCTCAGGGCTTGCTGTGTATGGAAAGCAGGAGCCAAATACGTCTGCCGGGATCAAAGTATTGCTTGGTCAACTGAAAGCTGGAGGACAGTTGCCGGTACTAACGGATTAA